In Carassius auratus strain Wakin chromosome 39, ASM336829v1, whole genome shotgun sequence, a genomic segment contains:
- the LOC113057740 gene encoding securin-like: MDTMIYLDQENGRLTTPAIKSRQNRLHSAPDQCLRTPLTGKARLGAPLRSGRKALGVINKVVATPAASHKAEEKTKPAEAMCKVPAQPANISEETPRIEKCFPYTPSEFETCRVPDEVYLSCISLTGLGKQMWSTASPVEELIMDPCLPLSPLKMPRAVECVGEVEAFLQTISELTVDLPPECEL, encoded by the exons ATGGACACCATGATTTACTTGGATCAGGAGAACGGAAGACTGACCACTCCAGCCATCAAATCTCGCCAGAACAGACTGCACTCTGCTCCGG ATCAGTGCTTGAGAACACCTCTGACAGGAAAGGCACGTCTTGGAGCTCCTCTGCGATCGGGCCGAAAAGCTTTGGGAGTCATAAATAAAGTTGTTGCCACCCCAGCAGCATCCCATAAAGCAGAGGAGAAGACTAAACCTGCTGAAGCCATG TGTAAGGTTCCTGCTCAGCCAGCTAACATTAGTGAGGAGACGCCAAGGATCGAGAAGTGTTTTCCATACACTCCAAGCG AGTTTGAGACCTGCCGTGTTCCAGATGAAGTCTACCTCAGTTGTATCTCACTGACTGGTCTGGGAAAACAGATGTGGTCGACTGCTTCACCAGTGGAAGAGCTTATCATGGACCCATGTTTACCACTTTCACCTTTAAAGATGCCCAGAG CGGTTGAATGCGTTGGTGAAGTGGAGGCATTCCTACAGACGATCAGTGAGCTGACTGTTGACTTGCCCCCTGAGTGTGAACTCTAA